The stretch of DNA TTTCAAAAGACAtcaaactttttacagtgcttgtgattttgtgttgttttaaccTTTAGATGCTTTAGGAGGATTGAGTTAAACATAAACTGTTCctacattcttaaaaataaagtttacaAATGATTTTACACTCTGGTGCCATATGAGAGCATTTTAAGTAGCCGATATGCCATTGGAGaaccttttaaaaaatgttggttCATGCTTAACAGAAGtagcataaatttttttttaagaccaTACAGCAACTTAAGAATCCTACTGTATATGGTGAAAATGGTTCTTGATAAGAAGAAAGCTCTTTGATGGACATATGTTGCCTCAAAGAACCattgaagaacctttatttttaagagtgcaagtaattaataactatttatattttcagagATGCTTTATATTTGGTTGAATATTCAAAGACACATTTGTACAACCCTTAAAAACCTAGAAAGACGTAAAAATAAGACAAACTTGCAAAATATGTTATTAGCATTCAAGTCCACCAGAATTCCTTAATTGATTTGATGTAATTTCAGTATGTTCTGGTCTCCCAATGTCCTGTATGAGTCATTTCTATAAGATCTTTGTAATTATGTAGCTTTTATGAGAGGTAAGCACAGCTCCACTGTATTTACAGTGTTAAAGAGCATCTTGGTAATGCCATGTATGACAAACACAGAGCAGTCAAAGAGAAATAACAGTCCGCATCTGTGCCAGGACCACGCAgcttatgcatgtaaacatgtcaagGTGGGGGTCAGTTTAATAAGTAGTAGTTAAAAATGTCGACAACATACGTCATCTTACAATCACCATAAagagccattaaaaaaaaaaaaactacttttttggTTTGGAAATAAACTAAGTAGCAACACACAGTAGTGACATCGAGGGTGTGGAATCTTGGGGTTTGGTGGGTTTGCGTTTCTAAGAGTTGTGTAATTCCCAAACTTCCATCCACATCCCGGTCAAAACAAGACACACAGTCCTTATGAATTGACTTTTTATTCCAAGACGAATTCATGAAGTAATCTCCTTTGATCATGGATTTTGCACGGAGAATTCACGGAACATTTGTGGCCATGTTTTGCATCTTGGAAATATGATTATGGAAAAGCTAGCAGTGATGAGAAGATTAATTTATGGGCATGATGTCGGTCAAGTAATATTGTAATATGCGCTTGAATAAATGTTCACACATACAGCAAATATGGAAAATGTTTCACTGGAAAAGATGCTGTCGGCCAGTGTCGtcattttaaatcagcataaGTAAACTTCCACAAGTTGCTTTTCCTTGAACCAATGGCCAACATTTCCTGTGACTACTCTACTGTATAAGTTTGACATCTTATTCCTTTGCATGGGATGCATATTCAAATCAGATAGAACAGGGGAATAAATATATCTTGCTGTTTGTTGTATCTCATTCAAAGCAGAAGATCAGGGACAGATCTTTATCCTTTAAATATTTACACAGTGCTACTTAATGTCAGCCACATCAGTGGCAATTCAGACATGCTGATTATTTCCCAAATtattgcttatttttattttctaagtGAATGTGAGATAGCTTAAacaattttttctttttgcagGTCCACTGAAATGGCTTTCTTGTTGATGTCAGTTACTGTTCTGCATTTGGTGACTCTAGCTCTGCTTTTCATTGCCACGATGGAAAAGGTAAGTTAAAACTCAATGCGCTCTGTGATGAAAAGCTGATTCATTGCCAGAAATCTACACACAAATCTAGTCTCTGACCCTATAAACAAACCTAGCACAAACTTAGTGTTCATCGTCATTTCAAATCATGAGAAGCTGTTTTGTCATTATACCTAAATGTTTTGGATGATGTGTGTAGATTGGGGGGTggtgggggtgtacttgcttgttttgattattgtttaattaatctTTTTCTTATTAGATTGAATATATTCTGACCTCTGAAGCAGTTTGAGATGCATTTGTTTGTATAAAAATGTGCTAAACACATAATtcagtattattgttattattattgcagtCCTGGTGGTCATGGGGAGACATTGAGAACACAGATCTTTGGTATAAATGCATGTATGACAACAGCACAGAAGCCTGGCTGTGTTCGTCTGCCAGTGAGAGTGGTAAGTACTCCTAAACAGTTTcagttactatatatatataatttaaaaaaacattaaaaatcacatttccaTCAGCTTAAAAATAGCAACAATAGTGAGCATGAAAAATGCTTGTATGAAAGttgaagggaaaaaaaaacactcaaatatttatatttattgtaagGACTATTTATCAGGAATTTGTGAACATGAAGGTAATTTTAACTTGTGTTTAAGAAAATGGCCTtgcaaaaatagatttttttttatctgaactaTTTTTCAAGTAATTGTGGAAAAGTGTTGGAATACTTTTAGTGGTTTCAGTTCAAAGATCTCTTGTGGTACAAGAGAAGAAGATACAACCACTGGTGTTGAATCAGTTGGTCCTGACCTTTGAAGTCCTGTCATGGCTCTTAGGAGTCACTTCTTTAATCATGAGATGTGAAAAGgggtctctctttctctgtttttctctctcagaATGGCTGCAGTCAGTACAAGCGCTCATGATCTTGTCTGTGGTCCTCTCCTCCATCTCCTTCATGGTGTTCCTCGGTCAGCTCTTCACCATGTCCAAAGGAGGACTTTTCTATTTCACTGGATTGTGCCAACTTTTTGCAGGTAGCTGAGTGTTTTCATACTATTTTTGTAGTATACTTTTGTattatcagatagatagatagatagatagatagatagatagatagatagatagatagatagatagatagatagatagatagatagatagaaagaacaaCATATGTACCAGTTGAACATGTAATATGTAACAAAGTGTTGTATGTGCTGCCCCTTGTGGCCACTTTCTATTCTCACCCACTTCAATTGAACTGTATGCTCTTTCAGGTTTTGCAGCATTTTCTGCTGTCCTTATCTTCACTTTTCAAAGGAAAGAGATTCTTCAAGATACTCGTGAACTGGAAAAAGGTCATTTCGGCTACTGTTACATCCTCGCCTGGGTGTGTGTGCCTCTCTTGCTTATTAGTGGCTCACTTTATGTCCATCTGCGCAAAAGGGCCTGATTATCTCATTTAAGCTGCATAGGGACTTTTACTGTTGATATTATATGCTTAAACTCTAGCTATTATAAAATGGCTTGCTGTTCTGCATAATTTATTATCCTGGACCAAATTCCTGACACctactttaatgtttttttttttttttaatctttttggcAAACAAGCAATGCGTTGCAACAATACTTTCTGTATTTTTCCATATTGGGAAACCGTTGCTTTAATTAATCGCTGATAATTAAATGGAATTGAAATGTTTAGCTGCATCTGAATTTGTATTGTTTCAGAGTATAAACTGGAATTGATAAATAACTTCTTAGTATATAGCAGGGAAGTAGGCATAGTTGTTTGCTTGGTTAGCTTTAAATTTAGTCAGTGCTAAGACttgagtataaaaaaaaaagcaaacacaaaGGCTTCTTTGATGACACAGAGACGTAACTGTGGATGGGTCACTTTCATTCGGAGCACTAGTTTGAATGTCCCAAATGTAAATGTTAGAACTGGAAGCACAAAACTTTAGACAGATCCTTTTTATCCCAACATTAAAATTGTGTACTTGCCTCTTTGAACTATTCTGTTATAACTGTATGTAAACAAATAAAGTATGATTTGACAGCAGATCAATAGTTCTTGGTTTATTTTTAGGTGCGTGATGTTTTTGACAGACTGACCGTTGACTGTGAATGCGGCGAGAGTAGGTCGAAAGTTTttttgtgcttactgaaattcaagcCGCTGCCTTCAGTTGCTAAAGCTGAAAATGTTCACAAAGTGCCACCAAAAAGctagatatttatttttacttttagttaaaaatgatgtaatacagtcatcAGGAATACATATTTGATTAACTCtacaccctaaccccaaccctaaacctaaccatcagaggAGTACAAATATAATTCTAGTTTGGAAAttcttgtcagtaattcagcagaatgggtTCAGTTTCAGGGGACATcaactttcggaagcaacatgttgatttcacatgtgatcatgttgggcaACATCCCAAAATATCCAATTTAAAATAAACTAAGCAGAACTTTGCCCATTCTATTGCCCATATTGTAAATAGAAAAGATGTAAATATTACTACAAAAATGCTGCAGTTCAAGTCAGAAGTGTCCAATAGAAATTGGTTGAGTGTATATACTATGTGGTTTGCATCGTAATGAGATAAAGTAATGGTTTATATTGAGGTAGTTGTCACAATGTAACAACATACACTCAGTATATTACAATGGGAAATGTGACACTTTATATTGATTTGTTTGGTTGTGTTAATGACTtatcaacacaacaacaaaacatcaTACCAAATATGCTCCGCTTTCAAAAGCACAGTAGATCTCATCTAGTGACAAATTACCTTTGCATTGCTCGTCCTGCCTACTGCAGGACGAGCAATGCAAGAACATGTTCATGCAAAACTCAAAGGTAAGCAAAGGTGAGCTAAACTCATTTCATAAAGCACTTAAATGGATTAAACACTCCCACTGCATTGCATGTAGAGTTCAACATGCATAATTTTGCTCATGGCTGAGtatcaaataaaaacacatgtattatGATCTCATGTCCACATTTATGAAATGTGTGTACAACGTGTAATAATACGAATAAAGGCATCTGGGTAGGTGTGGACACCCAGTAGCTGGGAGGAAAGGACACACTCAATCTCGGCTCCCTAGAGAAGACTCGCTCATCTGGTAGAACTAGTCACGATAGTgagccagaaagagagagagagttgcttGACGTGCTAAATAAAGGCACAATAAGGACAGAAATCTAATATCAACGAGACACCGCCAACCTCATAATGAATAAGAATGTGGATTAAGGGACACCAGAGTGTTTCAGTACATGTTTTAGGAATGTTTCGAATCTGCTGACTCGAGACATGAATTTGGCTGAAAGCTGAAAATGGGCAGATCAGAGTGATGACAAGTTCCTCTCAATGGTTACGAGGCAAAAAGTAATTTAACACCAGATAGAGTGAGGCCACTTTGAGTGGGAGGAGATATGAGCCAGTGATATGTCAGAACTTGACGGAAACAATCAATGGACTTGTGAGTGTGTAAGAGAAACAGGGAGGTAAGAATCGTCTCTTAATACCTAAACATTGATCTTTTCAAGTAGTACATTATGTTACCATTCACTGGATGAACTGCAGGCTATTTCACATCAAATATAGTCAACAAATCCAATGGAAAATGTTTGAGAAAGGCTGGGAACATTTCTAAAGTTTGAAGACTTGGTGGACTGCACTAAAGCATCTACTGAATTCAAGGATATTTCAAAGTTCTGCAAAACTTCCAGACACTACAATGATTGTTTTATGGAGTATCTTGATTTTGTTGACTGACATATGAAGAAGAACCTCACCTATTTGAATAATTTACCAACCCTCCACCAAGAGCTGCTGCTGTTAGTTATTGTTTACACATCGTCATGATTTGATCTACATTCCTTGTACCTTTATAAAAGGACATCAACTTCGAGGCTCAAATCATGTCAAACTCTCAAGAGCAAAGCCTAAATGAGAATATTATCTTTACTCCATTGACGGAGTCCAGTCCAGATTTCTTGCACTGTGAGGCAGAACGATATTGTGTGGAAAGCCTGGTAAGTTCAGGCCCTGGAGCATACTACACCAACCTCAACAGAGAACAAATTGTACCTTTCCTCTCCCCTGGGGAGGTGAACCAGATCTCCAGCTGGACTGAGGACTATCGCAGCAGTGATGCAGTACTTGAGGATGTAAATGGCAAAGAGGAGGTAGGTTCTGATCTACAGGACTTTTCTGGACACTATTTTCCTGAACAGTCTGACACGCCAGCACCATGCTTAGAGCTGGGATGGCCGGAAAAGAACAACTGGATGGATATGGGACGAGTTCTGGTCTACACCAATCCTCCTGCAGAAAATGCGCCTCCAATACGAGAAATTCTCAGGAGACTCCTACATGGAGCCAATAAGGTAAGATTAGATGCTAAACTCAATGCTTACCTTAGAAATGTGCTACAAACTAAAGGAGAAAGACTGATACAAGTTAGCCTTAGTTGATTGGATGCTAAAAATTTTTAGCATtgatatatagaatatttttGAAAAGATGATCCTTGTTAGTCTTGTTGATCAGATCGCACTTGTTGGCAGGTGAATTTCGTAGtaatttcatttgaaaaatgtgtCTGCAATTTAGCACCTATTAAGTGACCTACTCTCAACATGTTACAGGAAGTCCATTTCAACTATGTGCATTTGCATTTCCTGAATGCATACGCTTCGTTCGAAATTATGAGGTCAGAAATTGTATTTACTATGTGATCAAGTGATTGCAATTATTTGGGTCTCCAGCCAGGACGTTATTGATTAGCGTCCCATGTCGAAGTCATCGCGTTCCATATTGAAGAGGCAAAATGCTCAAAACGCCCAATGGATGGCTAAAAAATCCAGTTTTTAAGGCATCAAGTCCTGTATTGAAGCCACAAATTGATCACAAACCCCCTTCTCCACAGTCATACATCAGAATGCCAAGTATACAATTTGAAgcgctcaaaatgctcaagcgtcTCATATTCATGTTGCAAAAAGTTGGCTATCCTAGCCTGGTCAGACAACAAAATTCTTGGGAGGGACCCTGAAGGAAAAACATCCCGTATTGTAGCGCTCAAAATGCTGAAGCGTCTGTACAGTATTTGCATGCTGAAAAGTTGGCAAACCAGAAAGAACGGATCCTGTCCCATTTAAAAATTACTGACTAAGACAGACATCTTTTTAGCACCAATTCAACACAATGAAGAGCAAAGGTGCGCATTTGGTGTGTAACTGATGATTTATCTACATGTTCTTTGATTGATTTTTGGTCTCACATAATGATGGGAAGAGTAGCTTTGTTGCACAAGCCTGTTTGCCACATAAACCAGCTAACTGTGTCTTATTTTCTAGCAAGGTTTTCATTAgctgtataaaaaaaatgcatacaaactaaACTGTGCAGTCAAAATCcacaactaaaactaaactaaaaagttATGCCCAACATGAATTTGCCTACTAACAACTCGGTCAAAGAAAATTCTGAATTTCCCACTAGGGATGTGCTATTGCCATCGttgactgttgttttttttgttttttttatcagataCCAAGGCTTATATTGCCAATATCGATGCCAAACCGATACCAATAATAAATTGAATGTTATTGCAAGTTCTTGGGATAAAAGGGGTAATTGtacagtaattattatttttaaaagccaaataatttatttcttttacatttactgtatggtgctaaatggaaaattattgttagacttctgttttgtttataatttattaacaattaatacaaaacattattaatgtttcaataactattaatttaaataaacttgtaatgtcacataaaaacataataataaatgcCACATTTAGATTTGTCAAGATTAAGATGAGTTAAGTTTGCTAATTCTTTTTTTTCCCGCTTCGAAGCTTATGATACGCATTTGCATGGTAACTAAATCAGTTAAGTTTGAAAAAAAGAATCAATGTTTTTATATGAGGATCAATATTCTTGATACAACATCAGTTTTGAAAGACACAATACTTTAGGATCTATGCACACATTCCAGTTTCACACAGTTCATAATTACGACTTGGAGGTTGCGTTCATTTGCGGTCATCTCATAAACACAATATTTTTGACATTacgtttttgtatgtttgtattgGGCAGCTGATTGCCATAGTGACCGACAAATTGTCAGACAGTGCTGTCATTGGTGACCTCCTATGCGCTGCATCACGTGGAGTTCCTGTGTACATCATTCTCAACCAAAGATCCGTGGAAGAGAACTGCTCTTTGCAGCGGCTTCAACATCCGGTGAGTTCACATACAGTAAATGACCAAGTGTAGCATGGTACCCAAAAAACTTAGtcatacaggtatatatatatatatatatatatatatatatatatatatatatatttcttattgtgtatatattcttattgtgtatgtaaatatatacttgtattttttatccacctttttcttttattaattaattaatgaatttattattatagtcttgttgtattgtgtgtgcactggaagcttctgtcaccaagacaaattccttgtatgtgtaagcagaCTTGGCAATAAACTTTATTCCGATTCTCATTCTGAAAACCACTACACGTTGTTAACAAAGTTCCATGCACACCTCAACAGACTCAACCTTACTTAGACTTAACAGACTGGTTCTCTAAAGGGGccagctcagcgagtaaagatgctgacaaccacacctggagtcacaagtttgaatccagggcatgctgagtgactctagacAGGTcccccaagcaaccaaattggcccggttgctagggagggtatagtcacatggggtaacctccttgtggtgctataatgtggttatcgctcccggtggggcatgtggtgcgttgggtgtggatgccgtggagaatagcgtgaagcttccacatgCGCTAAgtctctgtggtaacgtgctcaacaagccttGTGATAAGATGTACAGACTGATtttctcagacacggaggcaactgagatttatcctccaccacccggataaaggtgagtcactacaccaccacgaggacttcgagcgcattgggaattccaattggggggaaaaaaagttCCTCTAAACAAAAGACTTTTAGACACACCTCAGTGTATACCTTGGCGTCTGTTACCAAATGTTACTCTTCATCGTAGAGTATGCAGAAGTATGAATGTGGAGAATGTCTTTAATAACTGAGGCTACACTCATAGCCGAAGCGAACAGGTTCCACAACATTTATCTGGttacacacaatcactcacataAAACTTAACAGTAACTGAACTTTAGTTGAACGTTTAAATTCTTTAGAACTGTAATGTCTTCAATTATTTGGCAATTGGCTGAATTATAAGCTCATGAATGCATTGAAAAGCAAAGTTTAATTTCTTTCTTACTTGATGATGTTTCAGAATATCAGAGTGCGCCTTCAAGGTGGTAAAACGTTCCTGACGCGTGATGCAAAGATGTTGGTTGGAGAACTCAAGGACAACTTTGTATTTGTGGATCTGGAGACTGTAATGTTGGGGAGCTACAGGTAAAGCAAGAATGAGGTGTTGTAAACTCTTTAAAAGATTGTTAGCCAAAGTGTACAAAGTCAATTACACGAAAAGAGAAAATCATATAGGTTTGGGACTGCATAAGTGTTGtcaagtaaatgaagacagaattaaaattttgggttgAATTTGTGGAATTCCTTTAAACTTTGCTCACAAGATCTAGTGCAGATTTATCATTAGATGTAACCTTTTGATTTCTCTCTCATTGTATTGATCAGTCCTACCTGGAGCGACTCTCACCTGCATCGTCAGATCATCACTGTTATGAGTGGGCCAGTGGTGGAATCGTTCGATCGAGAGTTTCGAATCCTCTATGCTACCTCAGTCCCGATCCCAGACACACTGAAAACTGGAATGCTAGAAAATGAAGCTAATGCACTTTTTAAGCCAGTACCTTTGAATTTGAACAACACTAAAGTTGAAATCACCGAGTTCATCTCCAATCCTCCCCCTCCCCCAACCGACTGCCCACTGGACTGGGAGGCGATGGGAGTCATCCAGAGATGTCCAGAGAGCCCTCTTTATTCACCTGATGCTGGTGAGGTGCCATTCCAGCATCGACCTGTCCTGGACAGACGTCACGGTGGATGGGAGTATCCCTCAAATGAGTTTAATGCCAGAGTTTTGTCTGGGCATCAAGAGGAGGGCAAGTAAGTAAAAAAACACAGTCATTTGACTTTACAGGTAAACGTGACATCCAAAGTGTTTATGgggggatggttcacccaaaaattaaattctgtcatcatttactcatgtgtaTGTTATATCATGTGTATATTGAGTTCAGAATGTCTGTCCTATTGTATTCCATTTAAAGTAGATGGTGACCAGTGGCTGTACAATGAAGACAGGAAGGGAAatcattttctgaaatatttGTTGAATATTTCGCTGTTATTTTGGGTTTCCTCGCAATAAatgaactatggttttaccagTTTATTTGTGgtgaaaccatagtaaccacaaaattgaccatggttttaatacagttcAGTTTACTACATTTTTAACCATGATAACCTTAGTGAAACCAAAGCAATAATGCAGTGaaaccaaaactatggtaataaaatcaCAGTGGTGGTGTtcttatggttttactacaaatatcatagtTCAGCAATGGttaccatagtaaaaccatggttaacccTTATTAAActtgaccatggttttaccacaataaaaatattttacagtggGTTTTGTAGTAAAACCTTAGAAATCACAAAATGAACCATAGTTACTACAGTCATGATCACTACAATTGTACTATAGGAAAACCATAGTTAATTAATTGCGAGAAAACGAAATGTATTGTGAGAGAGAGCAAAACTTTTTTCCAAGGGaaggcaaaactatttcagaaaataaattccatcACCTGTCCTCTAAACAGCATAAAAAGTACCTTAAAAATAGCCCATATGAATTTTGcactatattacaagtcttcagTATATATTGGTGTGAAGAACAAACTGAAACTTAAGTGACACTTTCAAGCGTTGGAAAGAGGTTTGAATGTGAATAAGATTTGAGCGCTAAAGAATGGAAGATTTTCAGTCAATAATCATTGATTTAAATATCCATCTGCTCCTCACTCAAAACTTTATCTATTTACATATGTGCAGTCAtatgtatttcattttttgtatttactactatatttgtaatatttatttttaattattatttttattattattattatcttttttcttTGCCCGTTTTGGCAGCCTGGACATTCTGAGTAATAACTCCTTTTATAATTAAGGATTTGTTTTTCAATCATACAGGCTTGATTAGGGTGAATACACATTCATTTGGCTGAAACTCTGCCTTAATGTCTGTCATTATTGTTTTCAAGAGAGACTTGTGCTAGACTCAAAAGTAgggggtaaaaatattgattttccgatTAATTGCGATCTTCATCTGAACAATcctgatatcgattcttaaaatcccagaTCGaacttttgcttttattttaacgtttacttTGGTTTTGGCTGTGATTATTACATTTGGTTGTGTTCTGTTTAATAAATAGCAATTGAACTGCATAGTTTAGGCcctgttttttattaatattattgtaatgtaCAAAGTTAGAATGTTTCCTGTATAATTCACAGATCATAAGCTGAGtgaatttctttcatatttaaAGGAACATgtcttggttcaatacaagttaagctcaatcgacagcatttgtagcattatgttgattaccacacacacacacacacacacacacacacacacacacacacacatgcaaatcaaaaccttttcttaaaaaagaaaagttaaaatctggtttccagtgaagcacttacaatggaagtgaatgggggccaatttttgaacgttaaactactcaaaagtatagccacaagacataaacaatatgtgtgtcaatatgattttagtgtgatacaattgcttattaacatttctgtgtaaagttaaagccattTGTACAACGTTGCcaagatgatgtaatgtcaacaaaccctaaatccCTGAAATGACAGAAAACATTATGACatatacaactttacagctcaaataatgcacaagttttaacagaataattaatgtaagttctttaataaaattataagcttcaaatttctgtgttgaaaccctccaaaaattggccccattcacttccattgtaagtgcttcaccttagtttttgctgtttatttttatttattttaagaaaaggagagacaacatttttgttgtaatcaacattatgccacaaatcctgtcatttgagcttaacttgtattgaacctggaatataccTTTAAGAAAATGGACATTCTAACTGAAATACccaaattaatctgaattgacAAACCAAATCTTTCCGAAAACCAATTGAAACAAATTGAGtagatacccagccctactcaaATGTAACAACTGAACACATGACTATAGGTATTGTacacaaaatgtacattatttgcaGACAGAGACCGTTTCTGTATTTCTGTTTTGAACGAAAAGCCAAAACCGTTCACCCTCTTATCTGGATTCCAGGTTAAATTCAATGTTTCTGTCTGACTTCAGGCATCCAGAATATCAAAGACCAAGGTTAGTATCTTtctaaagttaatttttttttaataagaggTGAGTTCTGGTGTGTTTATGTCTGAATGCATTGTTACACATGTCTGTGTTTGTTCTTGGCATATATTTGCCTTTTCTGTTGTAGACGACATTTCTCCCCAGGGGAAATCCAGATGCATCACAACGAGCAAGTGAACAGGTAAACATTAAAGAGATATTTACAAAAGAATAatagaaagaaagacaaagaTGAACAGGTAGACAAATATTTGAGAACAATCATCTAACAAAGCTCAAAATGTTCTGTGCAGCTCTTTCATACCAAGGCCTTTACAAATGC from Xyrauchen texanus isolate HMW12.3.18 chromosome 39, RBS_HiC_50CHRs, whole genome shotgun sequence encodes:
- the LOC127632873 gene encoding protein FAM83D-like; this translates as MSNSQEQSLNENIIFTPLTESSPDFLHCEAERYCVESLVSSGPGAYYTNLNREQIVPFLSPGEVNQISSWTEDYRSSDAVLEDVNGKEEVGSDLQDFSGHYFPEQSDTPAPCLELGWPEKNNWMDMGRVLVYTNPPAENAPPIREILRRLLHGANKLIAIVTDKLSDSAVIGDLLCAASRGVPVYIILNQRSVEENCSLQRLQHPNIRVRLQGGKTFLTRDAKMLVGELKDNFVFVDLETVMLGSYSPTWSDSHLHRQIITVMSGPVVESFDREFRILYATSVPIPDTLKTGMLENEANALFKPVPLNLNNTKVEITEFISNPPPPPTDCPLDWEAMGVIQRCPESPLYSPDAGEVPFQHRPVLDRRHGGWEYPSNEFNARVLSGHQEEGKLNSMFLSDFRHPEYQRPRRHFSPGEIQMHHNEQVNSSFIPRPLQMPERIPYNLHSPLLNAENEERYPVYKPRTHRKDITSEEDVGLTIRREPFLRRDRVSGENKNPEGNKAAHMKKPAELSRSKTFSTLSDIIKRVNARVSSGQQKTENLTPGVSKSTLDLNLQRADASSNARTTNCDNLPLTPALALMKKRNDEVKSGLLRSMPSVFAPSFRSSGFGLQRETWRSNFRSHRNEEEH
- the LOC127632910 gene encoding epithelial membrane protein 3-like → MAFLLMSVTVLHLVTLALLFIATMEKSWWSWGDIENTDLWYKCMYDNSTEAWLCSSASESEWLQSVQALMILSVVLSSISFMVFLGQLFTMSKGGLFYFTGLCQLFAGFAAFSAVLIFTFQRKEILQDTRELEKGHFGYCYILAWVCVPLLLISGSLYVHLRKRA